GCGGCCATTTCTTATATTTTGTGCAACGCGATGGTAAACAATTTTTACAGCAATTCGAAATTCACAAGAGCACAGCcgtgaagaaaaaaaatcattttATTTCCTATATATCCATGAGCGCTGTGACTCCTGTGCAGGTCAAATATTGCGGCGTGTGCAGCTTCCCGGTGGAGTTCTGCGAGTTTggcaagaagttcaagaaatgTAAGGCCTGGCTCGAGGAAGACGACCCGGAGCTCTACAAGAGACTGTACTCTGAAAGCGCGCAcaactcgtcgctgtcaTCTGAAAAAGAGGCCAAGATCTCTGAGTCGCTCGCCAAGATGCAGCTCAAAGAGGAGCGCAAGCTGGAGCGCGAGCTTCAGTCGCTTAAAAGCTCAAAGGTGCTGATAAAGCGGATCCAGCGCACAAAACACAAGCACGTTATTGCCATCGCAGGTCTCGAGGTTTTCGACGTGGACATGAAGAAGATGGCCAAGACATTTGCGTCGAAGTTTGCCACGGGCGCGTCGGTTACAAAGAATGCcgagaagaaagacgagGTGGTGATCCAGGGAGACGTGGGGGACGAGGTGGAAACGTACATTCTGGGGcttttgaaggagaagggTCTAGAAGACGTCAAGGTCGAGCAGGTGAGCGAGAAAAGGAAGTGATGTACGGATAATGAGTGGATGAGTTATTGTAGCTTGTATGTGCTTTTGGGTGGGTGGGCATATGGTGCTTGATCGATGCATTTGCGATGCTTTGGTCTGAACATCTGTctgctggtgcagctgcACAAGACTAATGAAATTACACCGTCTCGAGACCGTGTTGGGTTTTTATGGCTCAGACACTTCCGCCTTTTCTCATACATTTCGATAGAGAAATCATAACTGTATGCTATACAACAGTCCTTTACGACTTCAAGTGAACGGCCTAGGATTTCCAGAATTATTGGCAGTCAAAAGGTAAAGCAGGTACCATATGGGACGCTGTTTTTTGGAGACAGCACATCCATCACATCCATCCAAAACTCTATCAGGTCAAAGTAACAGTCCTGGTTCAGGTTCAAGGAAGAAGTCGCCTGGGCTGGGAAAACATGTCACGAAGTCTAGAAATAGTCTGCTTTGGCACTCGAAACCTTTTCTGATTGACTGGTTTCTTTGGTAGCGGTTGCGACAAGCTGTTTGCATTATGAGGGGATTTCCGGACAACTGACAATCGTTCgtttcgagctctttttttgctACCACTTGCAACGCATCCGGTTGCAGCTGTTCCACAACACCCCCATTTCTTCCACCGTTTGATAAGTTTGCCAGGAGGCGATTTGGGTGAAAACTGCGCGGAAGATACGATTGTGTCAATGATGGTTTCGACCGGCGAAAAGCTGTATGCGGGCGTCTCCGGTGGCAGGGCTCTCAGTTTACCAAAGTAGCCAGGAAATTTGAGCATCAACTGACAGCCAGAAGATGGGTTTTTGATGCTGCAAGTTACACAAGCTTCCTCAATTCAGTTTGTTACCTCCTTTTTTGCTTACGCAGTTTCGTAGCAGTTGGGGTAATGATGTAGTCAGTCGAGTATTTTATGGCGAATGATAAGTTTTGCAGGACCGCAGCCGCTTCGCCACAACCATTGACTTTGAATTTGTTTAATTTGTACTGGTGACATGTTAATTCCACTGCTACATGCCCCAGTTGTCGAAGTGCAAGCCACATTCTGAACTGACCTAAACACCCAAACTTGACTATTTTCCGCGTGATCAGTTTCACGTGAACCGCCCTAGCAATTTACCTAATcacttttatttttttattttttttccaaatctCGAAAACCAAGCTCTTGCTTCGCACATGTCGTTCTACGATGTTTTGCAGCGAGGAGACGAGTTTATCCTGAAAGACCGTCCTGGACAGTCTCGCATCTGGAACTTTTTTTCCCAAGCCACATGCATGGCCGTGGTGGGTGGTAGCAAAGCCATCCTAGGTTTGTTCTACAACGTTAATGTCAAGGGTCTGGATAATCTAGACCATGGGCTTGCAAAAGCTCGCGCCGAGAACCGCGGATTTCTCACGCTAATGAATCACATGTCTGTTTGTGACGACCCATTTATTTGGGCCTGTCTACCGTGGAGATACTTTCTTTCGCTAGACGACATTAGATGGGGGCTTGCCGCCTCCAATATCTGTTTCAATTCGAAGGCGAGCAGCACATTCTTTTCTCTTGGAAAGTTATTTGCCTGTGAGAGATTTGGCCGTGGGCCTTTCCAAGGGGGTCTAGACGCGCTGGTTCGAATTTTGTCCCCAGACGATACACTGGATACAGACCATATTTTCCAAGGTACTGAGAAAAGCATCCCAGTTGGCAGCACGCTGGCAACCGACGTGCGGTCGTTCTACTCTCCGAGATACACTCCGCCTGTTCTCCGATATAAAACGTCCTGGGTCCACATTTTCCCCGAGGGCTACGTTTGCCAGTTGAAACCTCCACATAATAACTCGATGCGCTTCTTCCGGTGGGGCACTGCCAGACTGATCCTCGAGCCGACGGTGGCTCCCGTTGTGGTGCCCATTTTCACTGACGGGTTCGAAAAAATCGTCCCCGAAGCCAAGGTTGACGACGTGGTAGACTCTGTGCTTCCGCAGGGAATTGGCTCCACAATCACGGTCAACATAGGCAAGGCCCTGGATGACCGCATAATAGAGGCATTCCGTGCCGAATGGCGTGCCTTATGCGATAAATACCACGACAAGTTGCATCCGAACGATCTGTCGTTTGAGCTCAAATTCGGCAAAGAGGCAGAGGCTCTGCGCAGCCGTGTTTGTGATTATTTGCGCGAGAAAGTTGCGCAGTTGCGGCTTGAAAACGGCTTTCCTCCAGAGGACGAGCGACTTAAGTCGCAGAAGTTCTGGAGCGAATACACCAAGACCGATGGCGCCAGCGCCCCGGACATACAGTTTGTCGGATACAACTGGGCTGTCCGTGCGTACCAAAAAAACACCAAGACGTACGACGAGTACGGCAACGAGATTTCCAAGTAATTGGCCTGTATATATAGACTGTCTAAAGTATTCTGGGCTGTGCACCTTTTATACAaattttgaggagctgCCCCACCTTTTTTTATCTAAATATTGATGGATCGATTTCTTAGGACGTTGAGTCATTGTCGCCGGCGGGCGGCGGGCCCGTCATTGGCTATCTGCAGGCAGAACACGACTTCCGTGGGGATGCTGATTTTTGCAGCCAGGTTCTCGTCCGCGGTTTCCACCGAACACACCAatttggaggagcttgtCTCCAATCTTAAATCAGACCTCCGGGCCATATATTTTTCCAAACATATTGCACCCAAAGGCAAGGCCGATCAGCTCCACGGAAAGCTGAGACAACTACTGTATTGCATGACGGGCTCAgaa
The sequence above is a segment of the Ogataea parapolymorpha DL-1 chromosome I, whole genome shotgun sequence genome. Coding sequences within it:
- a CDS encoding Translation machinery-associated protein 22 produces the protein MSAVTPVQVKYCGVCSFPVEFCEFGKKFKKCKAWLEEDDPELYKRLYSESAHNSSLSSEKEAKISESLAKMQLKEERKLERELQSLKSSKVLIKRIQRTKHKHVIAIAGLEVFDVDMKKMAKTFASKFATGASVTKNAEKKDEVVIQGDVGDEVETYILGLLKEKGLEDVKVEQVSEKRK
- a CDS encoding Lyso-phosphatidylcholine acyltransferase, encoding MSFYDVLQRGDEFILKDRPGQSRIWNFFSQATCMAVVGGSKAILGLFYNVNVKGLDNLDHGLAKARAENRGFLTLMNHMSVCDDPFIWACLPWRYFLSLDDIRWGLAASNICFNSKASSTFFSLGKLFACERFGRGPFQGGLDALVRILSPDDTLDTDHIFQGTEKSIPVGSTLATDVRSFYSPRYTPPVLRYKTSWVHIFPEGYVCQLKPPHNNSMRFFRWGTARLILEPTVAPVVVPIFTDGFEKIVPEAKVDDVVDSVLPQGIGSTITVNIGKALDDRIIEAFRAEWRALCDKYHDKLHPNDLSFELKFGKEAEALRSRVCDYLREKVAQLRLENGFPPEDERLKSQKFWSEYTKTDGASAPDIQFVGYNWAVRAYQKNTKTYDEYGNEISK